Part of the Usitatibacter palustris genome, CGCAGCGGTGGGTGTTCGCGTTCCTGCTGTCCCAGGGCGGCGAGTTCGCCTTCGTGGTGTTCGAGGTGGCGCGTGCCGCCAACGTGCTCCCGCGCGAATGGCAGGCGCAGCTCACGATCGCGGTGGCGCTTTCCATGGCCGCTACGCCGATGCTGCTGCTCGCCTACGACAAGCTCCTCGCACGCCGCGCGCGCGGCACGGCGGGCGCCGACAAGATCGAAGAGGAAGCGCCGGTGATCATCGCGGGCTTCGGGCGCTTCGGGCAGATCGTCGGCCGCCTGCTCTTCGCCAATGGCATTCGCGCGGTGGTGCTCGACCACGACCCCGAGCAGGTGGAAACGCTGCGTCGCTTCGGCTTTCGCGTGTACTACGGGGACGCGACGCGCCTGGATCTGCTTCGCGCAGCAGGCGCCGAGAAGGCGAAGCTGCTCATCAACACGATCGACGACGTGGCCGACAGCCTCGCGCTCGTCGATCGCGTGCGCACCAACTTCCCGAACGTGCAGATCATCGCCCGTGCGCGCAACGTGCAGCACTACTTCGAGCTGAAGCTGCGCGGCGTGGAGGTGATCGAGCGCGAAGTGTTCGAAGGTTCGCTTCGCATCGGCCGCCGTGCGCTCGAGGCGCTTGGCACCGAACCGTACCGCGCCCGCGAGATGGCCGATGCGTTCCGTCGCCACAACGTCGCGCTCATGGACGCCATGTATCCGCACTACCAGGACGACGAGCGATTGATGTCCGTCGCGAAAGCGGGCCGCCAGCAGCTCGAGGAGCAGTTCGCACAGGACCGCGAGCGCTTCGAGGCGGGGAAAGAGCGCTGGGATTAGGAGACGATCGTCGCTTGCTCCACTGTCATCCTGAGGAGCGCAGCGACGAAGGACCTGCTGTAAGGGGTTAACTGCCTGGCAGGGTCGGTGGCCGAATTCACCTATGACGTCCCGTGCTATGGCTTGTCACACTCTTCAGGAGGGCGAATGTGACAACCCATAACGCGGCGCGCCATAGGCGTCCGGGAAGCAGCTAACCTCCTAAAGCAGGTCCTTCGTCGCTGCGCTCCTCAGGATGACAGTGGAGAGAGGACGACGATTGGTGGGAATACAATGTGCCCATGAACGCCCGCGAAATTTTCCTCGTCCCCGGAGTCCGCACACCCTTCACTCGTGTCGACGGCGCACTGCGCTCCCTCGATGCCGTGGCCCTGTCCGTTCCCGTGGCAAAAGCCATGGCCGGGCAACTAACCGGCGACAAACCCGACTTCCTCGTGTGGGGAACGGTCGCACCCAACCTGGGCTGGAGCAACATCGCACGCGAAGTGCTGATCGACGCGGGCATGGACCAGACCACGCCAGCGTTCAGCACGGTGCTCGCATGCTCGACCTCGATGGTGGGCGCGTTCGAGGCCGCGGGCATGCTCGGCGGCACGCATCACCTCGCGATGGTGGGCGGCGTGGAGAGCATGAGCCGCGTTCAGATTGGCTTGAAGCAAGGACTTTCGGACTGGATCCGCCGCCTCTCGCAGGCGAGGAGCTTCGGCGAGCGCGTCGACCGGTTCCTCGAGATCAAGTTCTCTGAAGTAGGCCTGCACGTGCCAAGTGTCGCCAACCGCGCGACGGGAAAAAGCATGGGCGAGCACTGCGAGGAAATGGCCAAGCAGTGGCGCATCGCGCGCACGGACCAGGACCGCATCGCCTACGAATCGCACGCGCGGGCCGTGAAGGCGATGGCAAATGGATTCTTCGACGACCTCATCGTCGCGGTCGGCGATGCGCGCAAGGACGGCATCCCGCGCGCCGATTCCACGCCCGAGAAGCTCGCGAGCTTGAAGCCCGCCTTCGACCGCACGAGCGGCCAGGGCACGATCACTGCGGGCAATGCGTCGCCCCTCACCGATGGTGCCGCGGCGATCTGGGTCGCGACGGAGGAGGGCGCGGCGCGCCTGCCCGCCGGGAAGCCCCGCGCACGCCTCGTCGATTGGGAAATGGCGGCCGTGGACATCTTCCACGAGGGACTGCTCATGGCGCCCGCCTACGCGATTCCGCGCCTGCTCGCGCGCCGCGGCCTCACGCTCGCCGCGATCGACCTGTGGGAAATCCATGAGGCCTTCGCCGCGCAGGTGCTGTGCAACGTGGCCGCGCTCGAGAGCGAAGACTTCCTGCGCGACAAGGTGCGTGTCGATGCGCACTTGGGCAAGTTTCCGTGGGAGAAGTTGAATCCGAACGGCGGCAGTGTCGCGATCGGTCATCCGTTCGGCGCAACCGGCGCTCGCATCCTCTCGCAGGCCGTGAAGGAACTCGCCGCCATGGGCCCGGGCAAGCGCGCGATCGTGTCCATCTGCGCCGACGGCGGCGTGGGCACCGTGGCGCTGCTGGAGAGCTAGGTTGGACGGCGACATCCTCGCGTCATTCCCGCAAACGCTTCGCCGCGTCGAAGTGCCGTTGGTGCGCGCGACGAACGAATCGCTGAAGGGCTACGGAAAGCTCGTCGACGACCCGAAGAATTTTGCCGTCGAGATCGTGCCGTGGCCGCTCAAAGGCTGGCGCAAGCTCGATCCGGGCACCGGCAACCAGGGCGGCACGGTGACCGGCACCTTCGATTTCTGGTGGGAAGGCGACGTGCTGATGGGCCGCAACGACGCGGTCGATCACACGGACGAAGAGGACGAATACCTCATCGGCTGGTCGTGCGATCCGCGCGCGGCGCGCCGTGACAACCCCTCACCCGATCACTCGCGCGTCCTGCTCTGGCACGCGAACTACCATCCCGACGGCGGCCAGCTCTTCTTCCCGACCGATGGCGGCGCGTTCGTCTCGCCGCTGGCCCTTCCGGGCGAGGACGTGAAGCCCGAAGACTTCGTCTCGTTCTACGTCGAAGGCGGCAAGGGCCTCTACATCCACCCGAACATCTGGCACGAAGCGGTGTTCCCGCTCGCCACGCCCGCGCGCTTCCACGACGAGCAAGGCAAGGTGCACGGCCGCGTGAGCTGCAATTTCGCGGAAGAGTTCGGCCTGCTCCTCGACGTCGCGTTAAGGAAGCCGGACTGACAAAGTCGGATAACAGAACAAGGAGAACACCGATGCGCACGCTGCTCGCTGCTTCCGTACTGCTCGCCATTGCCGCCGCCGCGATTCCCGCGCCCGCGGAGGCCTACCCGGCGAGCGCATGGCGTTCGCGCCCGACAGGCCTCGACAGCGTCGCGGCCTGCACGAAGCGGGGCTTCAAGGCGATGGAATCGGCGCGATTGCAGGCGAAGGCGAGCGGCAGCGCCGGCGTCTACGGAAACAACCAGACGCTCGCGGCGTATGTGATCTGCGTCGAAGGCGGCCGGACCGCGCTGATCTTCTGCGCCTCCACCCAGAAGGGGAAGGATGGCGGCGACTACACCGGCGCGATCTGCGAGACGCTCTGGAAGGCGATGGCCTGACTTACTTGTAGCGGACGCCGTCCTTCATCACGAAGCTCACGCGCGACATCACGGCGATTTCCTTCACGGGATCACCAGGCACGGCAACGATGTCGGCGATCTTCCCGGGTTCCAGCGTGCCCAGGTCCTTCTCGAGGCCCATCACCGTCGCACCGTAGAGCGTCGCGGCGCGAATGGCTTCAAGGGGCGGCATGCCGCCTTCCACCATGTACTCGAACTCCCTCGCATTCTCGCCGTGCGGTGCCACGCCCTGGTCGGTGCCGAACGCGATCTTCACGCCGGCCTTGTACGCCTTGGCGAACGTGCCCTGGATGAGCGGGCCGATGGCCGCGGCCTTCACGCGCACGACCTCGGGGAAGAAGCCTGGCACCTTCGCCTTCTCGGCGACGAAGCGGCCGGCGGAGATCGTGGGGATGTACCACGTGCCGTGCTTCTTCATGAGCTCCATGGCCTCGTCATCCATGTACGTGCCGTGCTCGATCGTCTGCACGCCGGCGCGGATCGCGCGCTTCATGCCTTCCGTGCCGTGCGCGTGGCAGGTGACGGGCATGCCGTAGTCCTTCGCGGTCGTCGTGATCGCCATCAGTTCCGCATCGATGAGCATGGGCGCATCGCCGCTCTTGCCGAGCGAGAGCACGCCGCCCGTGGTCGCGATCTTGATGAGGTCGAAACCCTCCTTGTAGCGCTGGCGAACGACGTT contains:
- a CDS encoding acetyl-CoA C-acyltransferase, whose protein sequence is MNAREIFLVPGVRTPFTRVDGALRSLDAVALSVPVAKAMAGQLTGDKPDFLVWGTVAPNLGWSNIAREVLIDAGMDQTTPAFSTVLACSTSMVGAFEAAGMLGGTHHLAMVGGVESMSRVQIGLKQGLSDWIRRLSQARSFGERVDRFLEIKFSEVGLHVPSVANRATGKSMGEHCEEMAKQWRIARTDQDRIAYESHARAVKAMANGFFDDLIVAVGDARKDGIPRADSTPEKLASLKPAFDRTSGQGTITAGNASPLTDGAAAIWVATEEGAARLPAGKPRARLVDWEMAAVDIFHEGLLMAPAYAIPRLLARRGLTLAAIDLWEIHEAFAAQVLCNVAALESEDFLRDKVRVDAHLGKFPWEKLNPNGGSVAIGHPFGATGARILSQAVKELAAMGPGKRAIVSICADGGVGTVALLES
- a CDS encoding ureidoglycolate lyase, giving the protein MDGDILASFPQTLRRVEVPLVRATNESLKGYGKLVDDPKNFAVEIVPWPLKGWRKLDPGTGNQGGTVTGTFDFWWEGDVLMGRNDAVDHTDEEDEYLIGWSCDPRAARRDNPSPDHSRVLLWHANYHPDGGQLFFPTDGGAFVSPLALPGEDVKPEDFVSFYVEGGKGLYIHPNIWHEAVFPLATPARFHDEQGKVHGRVSCNFAEEFGLLLDVALRKPD
- a CDS encoding metal-dependent hydrolase family protein, giving the protein MIQRAVAACFALSSFAAFAAPTTLHCGALVDVRTLSVVRERTIVVDAKRIVRIDAGYTPAEGAIDLKGHTCMPGLIDLHIHFGSEFTPASYTEATRLNPPDYAIRSVVYAEKTLLAGFTSARDLGASPGVSVALRNAINEGRIKGPRLQVAGGVGTTGSHGDPTNGLRADLMGHPGPERGIVSGPDQARNVVRQRYKEGFDLIKIATTGGVLSLGKSGDAPMLIDAELMAITTTAKDYGMPVTCHAHGTEGMKRAIRAGVQTIEHGTYMDDEAMELMKKHGTWYIPTISAGRFVAEKAKVPGFFPEVVRVKAAAIGPLIQGTFAKAYKAGVKIAFGTDQGVAPHGENAREFEYMVEGGMPPLEAIRAATLYGATVMGLEKDLGTLEPGKIADIVAVPGDPVKEIAVMSRVSFVMKDGVRYK